One region of Xylanimonas ulmi genomic DNA includes:
- a CDS encoding AAA family ATPase gives MADSLVMVNGLPGAGKSTLAPRLARALAATSLSKDAVKEALAFATPTDLHGAIGAIAMDVVWRLAARAAGVVVVDSWWFRPRDLGFARAGLQVAGADQVVEVWCDTPLDVARRRYDARRRHAVHDDHRDMAHEWAVWASQGVPLGIAPVVRVDTTSPVDIDELAAQVARLLT, from the coding sequence GTGGCTGATTCGCTCGTGATGGTCAACGGCCTGCCCGGCGCCGGGAAGTCGACGCTCGCACCGCGACTTGCGAGGGCACTCGCGGCGACGTCCCTCAGCAAGGACGCCGTCAAAGAGGCCCTGGCCTTCGCCACCCCCACCGACCTCCACGGAGCGATCGGGGCCATCGCGATGGACGTCGTGTGGAGGCTCGCCGCGCGGGCGGCTGGCGTGGTCGTCGTGGACTCATGGTGGTTTCGACCCCGCGACCTGGGCTTCGCCCGCGCGGGGCTCCAGGTCGCGGGCGCCGACCAGGTCGTCGAGGTGTGGTGCGACACGCCACTCGACGTCGCGCGGCGCAGGTACGACGCGCGCAGGCGCCACGCCGTGCACGACGATCACCGCGACATGGCACACGAATGGGCCGTCTGGGCCTCGCAGGGCGTCCCGCTCGGGATCGCGCCGGTCGTGCGCGTTGACACGACGTCGCCCGTGGACATCGACGAACTCGCCGCGCAGGTCGCACGCCTGCTCACGTGA
- a CDS encoding alpha-N-arabinofuranosidase — protein MLRGTAIVDPAFVVGPVRRNTFGSFVEHLGRCVYTGIHDPHHPTANADGFRQDVIDLVRELGVSTVRYPGGNFVSAYRWQDGIGAVEDRPHRLDLAWHSTESNTVGLDEFMRWCEVAGVEPMMAVNLGTAGVLDAVDVLEYTNVPGGTALSDQRRANGAEAPYRITMWCLGNEMDGPWQTGHKTAHEYGRLAAEAARAMRQVDPHLTLVACGSSGRDLPTFGSWEHTVLTEAYDQVDLISAHAYYHEADGDLPSFLASAVDMDRFIEEVVATADAVRAAGKHDKRISISFDEWNVWYIDRAESQPPSGDDWPIAPVLLEDRYSVADAVVVGNLLMSLLRHTDRVHAASLAQLVNVIAPIMTEPGGRVWRQTTFHPFALTSRHARGEVLQVVVRAPSTETAKHGDAPVLDVVATHDTETGELVLFAVNRALDAELTLDVDVRGFGDLRVIEAVSMASTDHDLPGEERWFATAEDDTSVLPTANGSAAVSGGRASAVLPPVSWSMLRLARV, from the coding sequence ATGCTGCGTGGAACCGCCATCGTCGATCCGGCGTTCGTCGTCGGACCCGTTCGCCGCAACACCTTCGGCTCGTTCGTCGAGCATCTCGGCCGGTGCGTCTACACCGGAATCCATGACCCACATCACCCGACGGCGAACGCCGACGGATTCCGACAGGACGTCATCGATCTGGTCCGGGAGTTGGGCGTCTCCACGGTGCGATACCCGGGCGGCAACTTCGTCTCCGCCTACCGCTGGCAGGACGGCATCGGCGCGGTCGAGGACAGGCCGCACCGGCTCGACCTGGCGTGGCACTCGACCGAGTCGAACACCGTCGGGCTCGACGAGTTCATGCGGTGGTGCGAGGTCGCCGGAGTCGAGCCGATGATGGCGGTCAACCTCGGCACCGCCGGGGTGCTCGACGCCGTCGACGTTCTCGAGTACACGAACGTTCCGGGCGGGACGGCGCTCTCCGACCAGCGCCGGGCGAACGGGGCCGAGGCGCCGTACCGGATCACCATGTGGTGCCTGGGCAATGAGATGGACGGCCCGTGGCAGACCGGCCACAAGACCGCTCACGAGTACGGACGTCTGGCCGCGGAGGCGGCGCGTGCGATGCGGCAGGTCGACCCCCACCTCACCCTCGTGGCGTGCGGATCCTCGGGTCGCGACCTGCCCACCTTCGGATCGTGGGAGCACACGGTCCTCACCGAGGCCTACGACCAGGTCGACCTCATCTCGGCGCACGCCTACTACCACGAGGCCGACGGCGACCTGCCTTCGTTCCTCGCCTCCGCAGTGGACATGGACCGGTTCATCGAGGAGGTGGTTGCGACGGCCGACGCGGTGCGCGCGGCGGGTAAGCACGACAAGCGGATCAGCATCTCGTTTGACGAGTGGAATGTCTGGTACATCGACCGCGCCGAGTCTCAGCCGCCGTCGGGCGACGACTGGCCGATCGCCCCCGTGCTGCTTGAGGACCGGTACTCGGTGGCGGACGCCGTCGTCGTCGGCAATCTGTTGATGTCCCTGCTGCGGCACACCGACCGGGTGCACGCCGCGTCGCTCGCCCAACTGGTCAACGTGATCGCTCCGATCATGACGGAGCCGGGCGGCCGGGTCTGGAGGCAGACGACGTTCCACCCGTTCGCGCTCACCTCGCGGCACGCACGGGGCGAGGTTCTCCAGGTCGTTGTGCGGGCCCCGTCGACCGAGACAGCGAAGCACGGTGATGCTCCCGTGCTCGACGTCGTCGCCACGCACGACACCGAGACGGGCGAGCTGGTGCTGTTCGCCGTCAACCGGGCGCTCGACGCGGAGTTGACGCTTGACGTCGACGTCCGAGGGTTCGGTGACCTCCGCGTCATCGAGGCGGTCTCGATGGCGAGCACTGACCACGACCTGCCCGGCGAGGAGCGGTGGTTCGCGACGGCGGAGGATGACACCTCGGTCTTGCCCACAGCGAACGGGAGCGCGGCAGTCTCTGGCGGGCGCGCGTCGGCCGTTCTTCCCCCCGTCTCGTGGTCGATGCTGCGCCTCGCTCGAGTCTGA
- a CDS encoding carbohydrate ABC transporter permease codes for MVLTIVFVISVFPLYASAMYGSSTTQEIARAVGRLPTWLPTMRLLENFGAVFSASQFNFWMAFLNSVLVAISVSASTVFFSALAGFSFSKLTFRGRQALYVTVIATMAIPAQIGTIPMFVMMNDFGWIDSLLALTVPGLVGAFGVFWMTQYLQEALPFELVEAARVDGASMFRTFWSIALPAARPAAATLALFTFVGSWNSFFWPSVVMRSQLTMPLVVPQLQGAFTTDTGLVMSGVFLVAAPLLIVFVFAGKQLVAGVMAGAVKG; via the coding sequence GTGGTGCTCACGATCGTGTTCGTCATCTCGGTCTTCCCGCTGTACGCGTCGGCCATGTATGGGTCCTCGACCACGCAGGAGATTGCGCGCGCTGTCGGCCGGCTGCCCACATGGCTTCCGACAATGCGCCTGCTGGAGAACTTCGGCGCGGTCTTCAGCGCGTCTCAGTTCAACTTCTGGATGGCGTTCCTCAACTCCGTACTCGTCGCCATCTCCGTGAGCGCGTCGACCGTCTTCTTCTCGGCGCTCGCCGGGTTCAGTTTCTCGAAGCTGACCTTCCGAGGCCGGCAGGCGCTCTACGTCACGGTCATCGCCACCATGGCGATACCGGCTCAGATCGGCACCATCCCGATGTTCGTGATGATGAACGACTTCGGCTGGATCGACTCGCTTCTGGCGCTGACAGTCCCAGGCTTGGTGGGCGCATTCGGCGTGTTTTGGATGACGCAGTACCTCCAGGAGGCGTTGCCGTTCGAGCTCGTCGAGGCGGCCCGCGTCGACGGTGCGTCGATGTTCAGAACATTCTGGTCCATCGCGCTCCCCGCGGCCCGACCGGCAGCGGCGACCCTGGCGCTGTTCACCTTCGTCGGTTCGTGGAACAGCTTCTTCTGGCCCTCGGTGGTGATGCGCTCTCAACTCACGATGCCGCTTGTCGTACCGCAACTCCAGGGCGCTTTCACCACCGACACCGGTCTGGTGATGTCTGGTGTGTTCCTCGTGGCCGCGCCACTGCTCATCGTGTTCGTCTTCGCCGGCAAGCAACTCGTCGCCGGCGTCATGGCCGGGGCCGTCAAGGGCTGA
- a CDS encoding carbohydrate ABC transporter permease, which produces MATSAAQRSARRVGWGQRLSRWDIRLSPYLYVSPFFILFAIFGAFPLLFNIVVALHDWHRRAGMGDFVGLDNFTWVLRQPLFWRSLENTFSIFLWGAVPQLILALVIAAILDQNLHAKTFWRMSVLIPFVVMPVATSMIFGQVFSQFGLLVPNLQDIGVWTHVSSPFFQDRLLSHMAIGAMVVFRWTGYNALILLAAMQAVPRELYEAATVDGASRARQFVSVTIPSIRPTMIFVILTMTIGGLQIFDEARMFDGGGTGGGRGGADNQWTTVVLYLYNLGFGDWQDRLGQAAAVGWIFAAVIATFSLVNFLLTRSVSSSKTKTTRVSKAQRNAVISAARAAAAEAERQASEAGVASIVGRASKSSEISEQGANR; this is translated from the coding sequence ATGGCAACCTCAGCGGCACAGCGCAGTGCGCGCCGCGTGGGATGGGGACAACGACTCTCGCGGTGGGACATCCGACTCTCGCCGTACCTCTACGTCTCGCCGTTCTTCATACTCTTCGCGATCTTCGGGGCGTTTCCGCTCCTCTTCAATATCGTGGTGGCGCTTCACGACTGGCATCGTCGCGCAGGAATGGGTGACTTCGTCGGACTCGACAACTTCACCTGGGTCCTGCGCCAGCCCTTGTTCTGGCGCTCCCTTGAGAACACCTTCTCGATCTTCCTGTGGGGCGCCGTCCCTCAGTTGATCCTCGCGTTGGTCATCGCTGCGATCCTCGACCAGAACCTGCACGCCAAGACCTTCTGGCGGATGAGCGTCCTCATTCCGTTCGTGGTGATGCCCGTTGCGACGTCGATGATCTTCGGGCAGGTCTTCAGCCAGTTCGGCCTCCTGGTGCCCAACCTCCAAGACATCGGAGTCTGGACACACGTCAGCTCGCCGTTCTTCCAGGACCGCCTGCTGTCACACATGGCTATCGGCGCGATGGTCGTGTTTCGCTGGACGGGCTACAACGCCCTGATTCTCTTGGCGGCCATGCAGGCGGTCCCGCGCGAGCTGTACGAGGCCGCCACGGTCGACGGCGCGAGCCGAGCCAGACAATTCGTCTCGGTCACGATCCCGAGCATCCGCCCGACGATGATCTTCGTCATCTTGACCATGACCATCGGCGGTCTTCAGATCTTCGACGAAGCCCGCATGTTCGACGGCGGCGGCACCGGCGGCGGTCGCGGCGGCGCCGACAACCAGTGGACCACTGTCGTGCTCTACCTCTACAACCTCGGCTTCGGTGACTGGCAGGACCGCCTCGGCCAAGCGGCGGCAGTCGGCTGGATCTTCGCGGCCGTCATCGCGACCTTCTCTCTCGTCAACTTCCTGCTCACTCGTTCGGTCTCGTCGTCGAAGACCAAGACGACACGGGTTTCGAAGGCGCAGCGCAATGCCGTGATCTCCGCCGCGCGCGCTGCTGCGGCCGAGGCAGAGCGGCAGGCCAGCGAGGCTGGCGTCGCGTCGATCGTCGGCCGAGCCTCGAAGTCGTCTGAGATCTCCGAGCAAGGAGCGAACCGATGA
- a CDS encoding ABC transporter substrate-binding protein — MRISKKAAAAAGFAATAALALTACGGGAGGGGSAGEATEDNKPAQLTVAAWMDFPQELLDSFEEEYGIEVVVNSFPDGASAQTVLRNGLAADGAGLSDVHLIELDWWTEMMAIPEDWVELPEIPGRWVDWKVTQGSVDGKITGYGTDIGPLGVAFNQEMTASVGVTDPESFGEFIGGDNATWQTFLDAGREYVAASDNYFVDSLTNAFQAAINLLPSAFEDPASGKPYNMADNAEVKDLFMMFAQAAEDGVSAGIAIGHADWGAGFQNEQWATVITPAWMAGIIQENADGVDGWRIASAFPEGGGNWGGSFFSVPATGENTEWAVKLADHLTSSEAAIQWFHTTGQFPSQLEAMSSADIAETENEFFGGQRIGQIYGDLAAAAGDAAAGGFRGENFAGIQTVVTDGIRLVESGGATAESAWDSVVSNFEALGFETAD, encoded by the coding sequence ATGAGGATCAGCAAGAAGGCCGCTGCAGCGGCTGGGTTCGCGGCCACGGCTGCTCTCGCCCTCACCGCCTGCGGAGGCGGCGCGGGCGGCGGCGGCAGCGCCGGTGAGGCCACCGAGGACAACAAGCCGGCGCAGTTGACTGTCGCCGCCTGGATGGACTTCCCCCAGGAGTTGCTCGACTCGTTCGAGGAGGAGTACGGCATCGAGGTCGTGGTGAACTCGTTCCCCGACGGCGCGTCGGCGCAGACCGTGCTCCGCAACGGTCTCGCGGCCGATGGCGCTGGCCTGTCCGACGTCCACCTCATCGAACTCGACTGGTGGACGGAGATGATGGCCATCCCCGAGGACTGGGTTGAGCTGCCCGAGATCCCGGGCCGCTGGGTTGACTGGAAGGTCACGCAGGGCTCGGTCGACGGAAAGATCACCGGGTACGGCACGGACATCGGTCCGCTCGGCGTCGCCTTCAACCAGGAGATGACCGCGAGCGTCGGCGTCACCGACCCGGAGTCCTTCGGTGAGTTCATCGGCGGCGACAACGCCACCTGGCAGACCTTCCTGGACGCCGGGCGCGAGTACGTCGCGGCGAGTGACAACTACTTCGTCGACTCCCTGACCAACGCCTTCCAGGCTGCGATCAACCTGCTCCCGTCCGCGTTCGAGGACCCGGCGTCGGGCAAGCCGTACAACATGGCGGACAACGCCGAGGTCAAGGACCTCTTCATGATGTTCGCTCAGGCGGCCGAGGACGGCGTCTCCGCGGGGATCGCGATTGGTCACGCCGACTGGGGCGCCGGGTTCCAGAACGAGCAGTGGGCCACTGTCATCACCCCCGCCTGGATGGCAGGCATCATCCAGGAGAACGCTGATGGCGTCGATGGTTGGCGTATCGCCTCCGCGTTCCCCGAGGGCGGTGGCAACTGGGGCGGATCCTTCTTCTCCGTGCCCGCCACCGGTGAGAACACCGAATGGGCCGTCAAGCTCGCCGACCACCTGACCTCATCCGAGGCAGCCATCCAGTGGTTCCACACGACTGGCCAGTTCCCCTCGCAACTGGAGGCCATGTCGAGCGCTGACATCGCCGAGACGGAGAACGAGTTCTTCGGCGGCCAGCGCATCGGGCAGATCTACGGCGACCTCGCCGCAGCCGCCGGCGACGCCGCCGCCGGCGGGTTCCGCGGCGAGAACTTCGCCGGCATCCAGACGGTCGTCACCGACGGCATCCGCCTCGTCGAGTCGGGCGGCGCCACCGCCGAGAGCGCTTGGGACTCTGTGGTCAGCAACTTCGAGGCGCTCGGCTTCGAAACGGCCGACTGA
- a CDS encoding GH39 family glycosyl hydrolase — translation MRDDVPTPTLMIDGQAPTDVALRHVWSECVGAGRANEALRADWQAHFREAVKVLGARYVRFHGLFHDDMFVYRTDNGGGFGPPEQLTEPVYTFAYVDKVFDAILDTGARPFVELGFMPRQLATQTETLFWWKAHCSPPKDMGAWVELVTATVNHWIERYGIDEVRRWPFEVWNEPNLVPKFWTGTRTEYFELYEATAKALKEIDPRLRVGGPSTSVFVPDARYAGEYHDASLEVETAVAADPDELDWQPVWIHEFIDYCAQRGLPIDFLSTHLYPTDYAADSLGAVSAITRHKDATFVDLQLMRTIIEDSPYPGAELHITEWSTSPSSRDAIHDTLFAASYIVRAFLKGAPLAESISYWTFTDVFEEGGAGIGPFHGGFGFVNENGLHKPTFHAMAMLNRLGDRLLAELDDGAITRSSQTGDVSAIFYNYPADLGTTGLASQRTYADTRFLAELGPDRQVHHSIGGLTPGARFAVEILDWSHGNVAEAWHRLGAPLNPTRQELADLQKVADHLDRRTITVDAAGVLTIDIALAAWAVMSVAPATN, via the coding sequence ATGCGTGACGACGTGCCGACGCCAACCCTGATGATCGATGGGCAGGCGCCGACCGATGTCGCCCTCCGGCACGTCTGGAGTGAGTGCGTCGGCGCGGGCCGTGCGAACGAGGCCTTGCGAGCCGACTGGCAGGCGCACTTCCGCGAGGCGGTCAAGGTGCTGGGTGCGCGATACGTCCGCTTCCACGGACTGTTCCACGACGACATGTTCGTGTACCGGACAGACAACGGCGGTGGCTTCGGGCCTCCAGAGCAGCTGACCGAGCCTGTCTATACCTTCGCGTACGTCGACAAGGTGTTTGACGCGATCCTCGACACGGGCGCCCGCCCCTTCGTCGAACTCGGGTTCATGCCGCGTCAGCTCGCCACCCAGACCGAGACCTTGTTCTGGTGGAAGGCCCACTGCAGCCCGCCCAAAGACATGGGCGCCTGGGTCGAGCTCGTCACCGCGACCGTCAACCACTGGATCGAGCGATACGGGATCGACGAGGTCCGGCGTTGGCCGTTCGAGGTCTGGAATGAGCCGAACCTCGTCCCGAAGTTCTGGACGGGGACGCGCACCGAGTACTTCGAGCTCTACGAGGCGACGGCCAAGGCGCTCAAGGAGATCGACCCGCGGCTGCGGGTCGGGGGACCGTCAACGAGCGTCTTCGTTCCCGACGCGCGCTACGCCGGCGAGTACCACGACGCATCCCTTGAGGTCGAGACCGCCGTTGCGGCGGACCCGGACGAGCTCGACTGGCAGCCAGTGTGGATCCACGAGTTCATCGACTACTGCGCGCAGCGTGGGCTCCCGATCGACTTCCTGTCCACGCACCTGTATCCGACGGACTACGCCGCAGACTCCCTGGGAGCGGTCAGCGCGATCACTCGTCACAAGGACGCCACATTCGTCGATCTGCAGTTGATGCGCACGATCATCGAGGACAGTCCGTACCCGGGCGCCGAACTGCACATCACTGAATGGTCGACCTCGCCGTCCAGCCGTGACGCCATCCACGACACGCTCTTCGCGGCGTCGTACATCGTCAGAGCGTTCCTCAAAGGCGCGCCGCTCGCCGAGTCCATCTCGTACTGGACGTTCACCGATGTGTTCGAGGAGGGTGGCGCCGGGATCGGCCCGTTCCACGGAGGATTCGGCTTTGTCAACGAGAACGGCCTTCACAAGCCGACGTTCCACGCGATGGCCATGCTCAATCGCCTCGGCGACCGCCTGCTGGCCGAGCTGGACGACGGCGCCATCACGCGGTCCTCGCAGACCGGCGACGTTTCGGCGATCTTCTACAACTACCCGGCCGATCTGGGCACGACGGGGCTCGCCTCGCAGCGCACCTATGCCGACACCCGGTTCCTCGCCGAGCTGGGACCCGATCGACAGGTCCATCACTCGATCGGCGGCCTGACCCCGGGCGCTCGGTTCGCCGTCGAGATCCTCGACTGGAGCCACGGCAATGTCGCGGAGGCCTGGCACCGTCTCGGCGCCCCACTCAACCCCACTCGTCAGGAGCTCGCCGACCTCCAGAAGGTCGCCGACCACCTCGACCGCCGGACCATCACGGTCGACGCGGCCGGCGTTCTGACGATCGACATTGCGCTCGCTGCCTGGGCCGTCATGTCGGTCGCGCCGGCCACCAACTGA
- a CDS encoding LacI family DNA-binding transcriptional regulator: MAAQEKARRATLTDVASAAGVSKATVSKTLNGRDDVASETRERVLAAVTALNYRPTTSRTPAAERRALAVVFDIPASPYILNVLQGVLASATDEQLDLLTRLAPGLGTRTHRTVARDWIAEQRACGAVGIVGLTLSEPDALIDAAADAGLAFVMVDPVDTNHERMVSVGSSNWAGVRAAADHLIALGHQRIGWIGGPEASDAARDRFYGFSAAMDAAGLALDPALVRADQFDVATGARLARELLTSPHPPTAIMAADDELAVGVLATAHELGLRVPEDLSVTGFDDTPQAAWTTPPLTTVHQHLDGMGRMAVQTVIAMSMGKQPASRHVELATSLTLRGSTAAAPSAAAPAGT; this comes from the coding sequence GTGGCCGCTCAGGAGAAGGCCCGGCGCGCGACGCTGACAGACGTCGCGTCTGCCGCCGGGGTGTCGAAGGCGACAGTCTCAAAGACGCTGAACGGTCGCGACGACGTCGCGAGTGAGACCCGTGAGCGCGTCCTCGCGGCGGTCACTGCTCTCAACTACAGGCCAACCACGTCACGCACCCCGGCGGCCGAGCGCCGCGCACTCGCAGTCGTGTTCGACATCCCTGCCTCGCCGTACATCCTGAATGTCCTTCAAGGCGTGCTGGCCTCAGCGACGGACGAGCAACTGGACCTTCTGACGCGCCTTGCCCCAGGTCTCGGGACACGGACACACCGAACGGTGGCTCGCGACTGGATCGCCGAGCAGCGCGCTTGCGGGGCCGTGGGGATCGTCGGCCTGACACTGTCTGAGCCCGACGCGCTCATCGACGCCGCCGCCGATGCGGGCCTTGCGTTCGTCATGGTTGACCCCGTCGACACGAACCACGAGCGCATGGTCAGCGTCGGCTCATCCAACTGGGCAGGCGTCCGCGCCGCGGCAGACCACCTCATCGCTCTCGGCCATCAACGCATCGGCTGGATCGGCGGCCCAGAAGCCTCCGACGCAGCACGCGATCGCTTCTATGGCTTCAGCGCGGCCATGGACGCCGCAGGGCTCGCGCTCGACCCGGCCCTTGTCCGCGCAGACCAGTTTGATGTTGCGACCGGCGCACGACTCGCCCGCGAACTCCTGACCTCGCCCCACCCCCCGACAGCCATCATGGCCGCCGACGATGAGCTCGCAGTGGGCGTGCTCGCAACCGCGCATGAGCTCGGACTTCGGGTGCCCGAGGATCTCAGCGTCACAGGGTTCGATGACACGCCACAGGCGGCATGGACGACACCGCCGCTGACCACCGTCCACCAGCACCTCGATGGCATGGGCCGGATGGCGGTCCAAACGGTGATCGCGATGTCAATGGGCAAGCAGCCGGCGTCGCGCCACGTCGAGCTCGCGACGTCACTCACCCTTCGAGGGAGTACGGCAGCCGCGCCGAGCGCTGCGGCGCCAGCCGGGACCTGA
- a CDS encoding LPXTG cell wall anchor domain-containing protein: MNVRGARQVYPLRRAPLRRCAARLLHPGAPATRTRFEITNVQYGTDPGDLPSLPVTGATGVVLMVVVGGTLIALGVALSASSRRRRAQQA; the protein is encoded by the coding sequence GTGAACGTGCGGGGTGCGCGGCAGGTGTACCCACTGCGGCGGGCGCCGTTGCGCAGGTGCGCGGCGCGACTACTGCACCCCGGCGCGCCGGCCACGAGGACGCGATTCGAGATCACCAACGTCCAATACGGCACGGACCCCGGCGACCTGCCGTCGCTGCCCGTGACCGGCGCGACCGGCGTCGTCCTGATGGTCGTCGTCGGCGGCACGCTCATCGCGCTCGGTGTCGCGCTCTCGGCGAGCAGCCGCCGCCGTCGCGCACAGCAGGCCTGA
- a CDS encoding class C sortase, which yields MTHDDGDPTGAAPSPSRNTSPQRWRFTWLGLTVALLLQAGLTLLLYPSAASWVAQYNQSNIVFDQAKINAGQAKATIDARIDAAHEYNGLLQSGALYAGGSSLAEGVGVSGADLNYWELLKSPPTNSLARLRIASIDVDLPVYHGTSDDVLVKGLGHLQGTSLPVCGEGTRAVLTGHRGLASATLFTNLDKVEPGDRFTIEVVGRVLTYEVVEIKVIDPDETEEIRPVIGRDLVTLVTCTPLGINTQRILVTGERVLPTPPADVASAGARPEIPGFPWWVIGYGAGTGLAWVWFWRSGRAGRPDLGLVERRELRGGIGPCRDVLQHDA from the coding sequence GTGACACACGACGACGGCGACCCGACCGGAGCGGCCCCCTCCCCCAGCCGCAACACTTCACCGCAGCGCTGGCGGTTCACCTGGCTCGGCCTGACCGTCGCACTCCTGCTGCAGGCCGGCCTCACACTGCTCCTCTACCCGTCAGCCGCCTCCTGGGTCGCGCAGTACAACCAGTCGAACATCGTGTTCGACCAGGCCAAGATCAACGCAGGGCAAGCCAAGGCCACCATCGACGCGCGCATCGACGCCGCGCACGAGTACAACGGCCTCCTGCAGTCGGGCGCGCTGTACGCGGGCGGCAGCAGCCTCGCCGAGGGCGTCGGCGTCTCGGGCGCGGACCTCAACTACTGGGAGCTGCTCAAGTCTCCCCCGACCAACTCACTCGCGCGCCTACGCATCGCGTCGATCGACGTCGACCTGCCCGTCTATCACGGCACCAGTGACGACGTCCTCGTGAAGGGCCTGGGGCACCTGCAGGGCACGTCGCTCCCGGTCTGCGGCGAGGGCACGCGCGCCGTCCTGACTGGCCATCGTGGGCTCGCGAGCGCCACGCTCTTCACCAACCTGGACAAGGTCGAGCCGGGTGACCGGTTCACCATCGAGGTGGTCGGGCGCGTGCTGACCTACGAGGTCGTCGAGATCAAGGTCATCGACCCGGATGAGACCGAGGAGATCCGTCCCGTGATCGGGCGGGACCTGGTGACGCTCGTGACGTGCACACCCCTCGGCATCAACACCCAGCGCATCCTCGTCACGGGTGAGCGGGTGTTGCCAACACCGCCCGCCGACGTCGCCTCGGCCGGCGCGCGCCCCGAGATCCCCGGGTTCCCCTGGTGGGTGATCGGGTACGGCGCCGGCACCGGGCTGGCGTGGGTGTGGTTCTGGCGGTCGGGTCGGGCGGGTCGCCCTGATCTTGGGCTAGTTGAGCGTCGCGAGCTCCGAGGCGGGATCGGCCCCTGCCGCGATGTTCTGCAGCACGATGCCTAG
- a CDS encoding ABC transporter substrate-binding protein yields MSPSKNLRIGVAMAAAAGLALAGCGSSDDAGDSATGDGDIELTFHSWLPTQAQWPELIAAFEEENPGITITFTREEDYAAFKTNLDNEILAGETPDLFGIQVGSSFDDYADYAQSVDDYASDWIDSVNATALEQTTTSDGTLAAVPVLLAGMEYYLYNKTLMNELGLTLPATYDELVAVSQAAREAGYSPFAMGAADTWHAADFFVWMSNQFGDGGDVYKAAKGEIPWDSDSLVEAATAWQKLFTDGVFQDAATTVTTYPQARDDFFLARKAIAFPTGSWHVGMALDGPDQEQPGTAAEADEIGMALFPTIGANDAGATSGVDFAIAISSDSSSQKQAAAAKFVEFMAVGTGQQLWVNTLQGFPVADGVSIEIADNEPQLGKDSVALVTDTLAASAYARKLASDNASLENDLGIVLQNIAAGADPASELATLN; encoded by the coding sequence ATGAGCCCATCGAAGAACCTGCGCATCGGCGTCGCGATGGCGGCAGCGGCCGGCCTTGCACTGGCTGGGTGCGGCTCGAGCGACGACGCCGGTGACAGCGCCACCGGCGACGGCGACATCGAGCTCACCTTCCACTCCTGGCTGCCCACGCAGGCACAGTGGCCGGAACTGATCGCGGCGTTCGAGGAGGAGAACCCGGGTATCACGATCACGTTCACGCGAGAGGAGGACTACGCCGCCTTCAAGACCAACCTCGACAACGAGATTCTGGCAGGGGAGACCCCGGACCTGTTCGGCATCCAGGTTGGCTCCTCGTTCGACGACTACGCCGACTACGCGCAGTCCGTCGACGATTACGCCTCGGACTGGATCGACAGTGTCAACGCCACTGCGCTCGAGCAGACGACGACGTCGGACGGCACGCTCGCGGCGGTGCCGGTCCTGCTCGCCGGAATGGAGTACTACCTCTACAACAAGACACTGATGAATGAGCTCGGCCTGACGTTGCCCGCGACCTACGACGAGCTCGTGGCCGTGAGCCAGGCCGCGCGCGAGGCGGGCTACTCACCGTTCGCAATGGGCGCTGCGGACACGTGGCACGCCGCGGACTTCTTCGTGTGGATGAGCAACCAGTTCGGCGACGGGGGCGACGTCTACAAGGCGGCGAAAGGCGAGATCCCCTGGGACTCGGACTCGCTCGTGGAGGCCGCCACGGCGTGGCAGAAGCTCTTCACGGACGGCGTGTTCCAGGATGCGGCCACCACGGTGACCACCTACCCCCAGGCGCGTGACGACTTCTTCCTCGCCCGCAAGGCGATCGCCTTTCCGACCGGCTCGTGGCACGTCGGCATGGCGCTCGACGGCCCCGACCAGGAGCAGCCCGGCACGGCGGCAGAGGCGGACGAGATCGGAATGGCCCTCTTCCCGACCATCGGCGCCAACGATGCGGGGGCGACGTCGGGAGTCGACTTCGCGATCGCCATCAGTTCCGACTCCTCCTCGCAGAAGCAGGCGGCCGCGGCCAAGTTCGTCGAGTTCATGGCGGTGGGCACAGGGCAGCAGTTGTGGGTCAACACCCTCCAGGGCTTCCCCGTCGCTGACGGCGTCTCGATCGAGATCGCGGACAACGAGCCCCAACTCGGCAAGGACTCGGTCGCGCTCGTCACCGACACGCTCGCCGCGAGCGCCTACGCCCGCAAGCTCGCCTCGGACAACGCGTCTCTGGAGAACGACCTAGGCATCGTGCTGCAGAACATCGCGGCAGGGGCCGATCCCGCCTCGGAGCTCGCGACGCTCAACTAG